In a single window of the Scyliorhinus canicula chromosome 1, sScyCan1.1, whole genome shotgun sequence genome:
- the LOC119977611 gene encoding interferon alpha-inducible protein 27-like protein 2A, whose protein sequence is MLGKVGVAAATGAVTAAGAIVAAPVVLGVVGFTTVGIASGSIAASMMSSAAIANGGGVAAGSLVALLQSAGAVGLSAGAKVVLGIGSALVGSIFGAKTAGNK, encoded by the exons atgttggggaaagtGGGAGTTGCTGCAGCAACTGGAGCAGTAACTGCAG CTGGTGCTATCGTTGCTGCTCCAGTGGTTCTGGGAGTAGTAGGATTTACCACTGTTGGGATAGCAAGCGGCTCCATTGCAGCAAGTATGATGTCTTCAGCAGCTATTGCCAATGGAGGAGGTGTAGCAGCTGGAAGTCTGGTGGCTCTCCTTCAATCTGCCG gAGCTGTTGGGTTGTCAGCCGGAGCCAAAGTTGTTCTGGGAATTGGAAGTGCTCTTGTAGGTTCGATCTTCGGCGCTAAAACAGCTGGAAATAAATGA